In Flavobacterium gelatinilyticum, a genomic segment contains:
- the pdxH gene encoding pyridoxamine 5'-phosphate oxidase gives MNDLSNYRKSYEKSELLETNLPEDPINLFKRWFHEAEDFGGSGEVNAMTISTIGLDGFPKSRVVLLKKFYEEGFIFYTNYDSEKGKAIEANPNVCLSFFWQEMERQVIIKGIAQKTSENISDGYFDTRPDGSKLGAIASNQSEVIPSREFLEEKLKKAESEYQGKDIPRPENWGGYIVTPLQVEFWQGRPNRLHDRIRYTGESDFSWKIERLSS, from the coding sequence ATGAACGATTTAAGTAATTATAGAAAATCTTACGAAAAAAGTGAGTTATTAGAAACCAATCTTCCCGAAGATCCAATTAACCTTTTTAAAAGATGGTTTCATGAAGCAGAAGATTTTGGCGGAAGCGGCGAAGTAAATGCCATGACAATTTCGACAATTGGTCTGGATGGTTTCCCAAAATCCCGAGTGGTACTGCTTAAGAAATTTTATGAGGAAGGCTTTATATTTTATACCAATTACGATTCTGAAAAAGGAAAAGCGATAGAAGCCAATCCAAACGTCTGTTTGTCATTCTTCTGGCAGGAAATGGAACGTCAGGTAATCATAAAAGGAATTGCTCAAAAAACATCCGAAAATATTTCTGATGGTTATTTTGACACCCGCCCGGATGGAAGCAAATTAGGAGCAATCGCATCAAACCAAAGCGAAGTGATTCCGTCGAGAGAATTTCTTGAAGAAAAATTAAAAAAGGCAGAATCAGAATATCAGGGAAAAGATATTCCGCGTCCGGAAAATTGGGGCGGTTATATTGTAACGCCTCTGCAGGTTGAATTCTGGCAGGGAAGACCTAACAGGCTTCATGACAGAATTCGCTACACAGGCGAATCTGATTTTTCATGGAAGATAGAACGACTTTCTTCTTAA
- a CDS encoding CAP domain-containing protein: protein MKKIMCAVVFIAMLVAMNSCSSDNAEEKETIVNNNPPADGVVTTYTYNTSELETMKLINEYRVSIGLKGLQTVNHLSYKSEEHNKYLIANNKGINHDNFDARSKNIMTLLGAQKVGENVAYNYKTPQAVVKGWLESEGHRENIEGDYTHFGLAVTTDAAGNKYYTNIFAKI from the coding sequence ATGAAAAAGATTATGTGCGCTGTGGTGTTCATTGCGATGCTTGTCGCAATGAACTCCTGCTCTTCCGATAACGCGGAGGAAAAAGAAACAATTGTAAATAACAATCCGCCTGCTGATGGCGTTGTTACAACATATACCTACAACACTTCTGAGTTGGAAACCATGAAGTTAATAAACGAATACCGCGTTAGTATTGGTTTAAAAGGATTACAAACCGTTAATCATCTCTCTTATAAAAGCGAAGAACATAACAAATACTTGATTGCCAATAATAAAGGGATTAATCATGATAATTTTGATGCACGTTCAAAAAATATCATGACGCTTCTTGGCGCTCAAAAAGTAGGCGAGAATGTAGCTTATAATTACAAAACCCCTCAGGCCGTTGTAAAAGGATGGCTGGAAAGTGAAGGGCATAGAGAAAATATTGAGGGCGATTATACTCACTTTGGCTTAGCAGTTACTACTGATGCGGCCGGAAATAAATATTACACAAATATATTTGCGAAAATTTAA
- a CDS encoding SixA phosphatase family protein, which yields MKNLILIRHAKSSWEAPLKDFDRPLMKRGILDAHSVSAVISKYLPKTYIIWSSTAARAAETALIFAQNISYPLESIIFKDELYTFDDRQLEKVIKSCDNSLESVILFGHNEAITNFVNKFGDVFIDNVPTSGFVSLQFESDSWDSIHNGKTHKTIFPKDLK from the coding sequence ATGAAAAATTTAATATTGATACGTCATGCAAAATCAAGTTGGGAAGCGCCTCTAAAAGATTTCGACAGGCCATTAATGAAAAGAGGGATTTTGGATGCACATTCAGTTTCTGCTGTTATTTCAAAATACCTTCCTAAAACATATATCATTTGGAGCAGTACTGCGGCAAGGGCTGCAGAAACGGCTTTAATCTTTGCCCAGAATATTTCATATCCTTTAGAGAGTATTATTTTTAAAGATGAGCTGTATACTTTTGATGACAGACAACTTGAAAAGGTTATTAAATCATGTGATAATAGTTTAGAAAGCGTTATTCTTTTTGGACATAACGAGGCTATTACAAATTTTGTTAATAAATTTGGAGATGTTTTTATCGATAATGTCCCAACCTCAGGCTTTGTTTCACTGCAATTTGAGTCAGACAGCTGGGACTCAATTCATAACGGTAAAACACATAAAACAATATTCCCCAAAGACTTAAAATAA
- the ppk1 gene encoding polyphosphate kinase 1, translated as MYEQKYIDREKSWLAFNARVLQEAADNTVPLLDRLRFVGIFSNNMDEFFRVRYAAIRRLSLSGISGEKYLGGISAHQLIKDITEIVIQQQSESLRILGNIESELEAENIFIITEDQITPKQECFLKDFYMQKLSPELVTIILNDLAVFPILKDTLGYLAVRLELANDEVRYALIEIPKNINRFVVLPSEDDKQYVILIDDVIRYKLKNIFNIFDFKSVSAHMIKITRDAQLDIDSDLSKSMLEKIASSVKDRRIGEPVRFIYDSQIEDDTLHFFLEKMKIVETDSIIPGGRYHNRRDYMGFPNLGRYDLLYKPNEPLPVPGLSLEGSLLEKISKKDYLVHAPYQSFSYLTKFLREAALDPKVISIKITLYRLAKNSQIISSLINAAKNGKKVVVQIELQARFDEASNISYAEQMQTEGIELIFGIKGLKVHSKICVIERIEDGKNRRYGFISTGNFNESTAKIYTDVTLLTCHQGILKDTSKIFEFFDINYRVHRYKHLIVSPHYTRTKFIKLIDREILHALAGRKTHIKLKMNSLSDFKMIDKLYEASNAGVKIQLQVRGICSLIPGIPGMSENIEAISIVDNYLEHSRVYIFGNAGLTEVYISSADFMTRNLDGRVEVTCPIYDLEIKKELIDNFNIAWKGNVKVRYHSYKLDNKYKPKNHHAPFRAQFETYKYYQNKVAILEEVPQKIN; from the coding sequence GTGTACGAACAGAAATATATCGATAGAGAAAAAAGCTGGTTAGCGTTTAACGCAAGGGTTCTTCAGGAAGCGGCAGATAACACGGTTCCTCTTTTAGACAGACTGCGTTTTGTTGGAATTTTTTCAAACAATATGGATGAGTTTTTTAGAGTTCGGTATGCAGCCATTCGAAGACTGAGCCTTTCTGGTATTTCCGGAGAAAAATATTTAGGAGGTATCTCTGCCCATCAATTAATTAAAGATATTACCGAAATCGTAATTCAGCAGCAATCTGAAAGTTTACGTATTCTTGGTAATATAGAATCTGAACTGGAAGCCGAAAATATCTTTATTATTACCGAAGATCAAATTACGCCAAAACAGGAATGTTTCCTTAAGGATTTCTATATGCAGAAGCTGAGTCCTGAACTGGTAACTATCATTTTGAATGATCTTGCTGTTTTTCCAATTTTAAAAGATACATTAGGATATCTGGCCGTTCGTCTGGAATTAGCCAATGATGAAGTTCGTTACGCTTTAATAGAAATCCCTAAAAACATCAACAGATTTGTTGTTCTTCCTTCTGAAGATGATAAACAATACGTAATTTTAATTGATGATGTTATCCGTTATAAACTGAAAAACATCTTTAATATCTTTGACTTTAAAAGTGTTTCGGCACATATGATCAAAATTACGAGAGATGCCCAGCTGGATATCGACAGCGATTTGAGTAAAAGCATGCTCGAAAAAATTGCGTCATCTGTAAAAGACCGCCGAATTGGAGAGCCGGTTCGTTTTATTTACGATAGTCAGATAGAAGATGATACACTGCATTTCTTTCTGGAAAAAATGAAAATCGTAGAAACTGATAGTATAATTCCGGGCGGAAGATACCACAACCGCCGCGATTATATGGGATTTCCTAATTTAGGACGTTATGATTTATTATATAAGCCAAATGAACCGCTGCCGGTTCCGGGTTTAAGCCTGGAAGGAAGTCTTTTAGAGAAAATCTCTAAAAAAGATTATCTGGTTCATGCACCATATCAGTCTTTCTCGTATCTGACTAAATTTTTGCGTGAAGCCGCTTTAGACCCAAAAGTAATCAGCATCAAAATAACATTATACCGTCTGGCGAAAAATTCACAAATTATCAGCTCGCTGATCAATGCTGCAAAAAATGGTAAAAAAGTAGTCGTACAAATCGAACTTCAGGCGCGTTTTGATGAAGCTTCGAATATTTCGTATGCGGAACAGATGCAGACCGAAGGAATCGAACTTATTTTTGGAATAAAAGGTCTTAAAGTGCACAGTAAAATTTGTGTTATCGAAAGAATCGAAGATGGTAAAAACCGTCGTTACGGATTTATTTCTACCGGAAATTTCAACGAGTCAACTGCTAAAATTTATACAGATGTTACTCTTTTAACCTGTCATCAGGGAATTTTAAAAGACACATCGAAAATATTTGAATTCTTTGATATCAATTACCGTGTTCACAGATACAAACATTTAATAGTATCGCCGCATTATACAAGAACCAAGTTTATAAAATTAATCGACCGTGAAATTCTTCATGCATTAGCAGGCAGGAAAACACACATAAAGTTGAAAATGAATAGTTTGTCTGATTTTAAAATGATAGACAAATTATACGAAGCAAGCAATGCCGGAGTAAAAATTCAGCTGCAGGTTAGAGGAATCTGCTCTTTGATTCCGGGAATTCCGGGAATGAGCGAAAACATTGAAGCCATCAGTATCGTTGATAATTATTTAGAACATTCAAGAGTTTATATTTTTGGAAATGCCGGATTGACCGAAGTATATATTTCATCTGCCGATTTTATGACGCGTAATCTTGACGGAAGGGTAGAAGTAACCTGTCCGATTTATGATCTCGAAATTAAAAAAGAATTAATCGATAACTTTAATATTGCCTGGAAAGGAAACGTAAAAGTGCGATACCACTCTTATAAATTAGATAATAAATACAAGCCGAAAAACCATCATGCCCCGTTTAGAGCCCAATTTGAAACCTATAAATATTATCAGAATAAAGTCGCGATATTAGAAGAGGTCCCTCAAAAAATAAATTAA
- a CDS encoding Ppx/GppA phosphatase family protein, with protein MINIRKFAAIDIGSNAMRLLIANVVEQEGKEPQFNKSSLVRVPIRLGQDAFTVGEISPENIDRMVDAMKAFNLLMKVHKVERYMAFATSAMREAYNAKEVVALIKKKADIKIEIIDGKKEAAIIASTDLHHLIKSDETYLFVDVGGGSTEFTLFSNGKLVNSRSFKAGTVRLLNNMVHDVVWDEIEKWIKTNTAEYDEVTLIGSGGNINKLFKMSGKQQEKPLSYIYINSQYAFLNSLTYEQRISELGLNSDRADVIIHATRIYLNAMKWSGARQIFVPKIGLSDGIVKAMYYGKI; from the coding sequence ATGATTAATATTAGGAAGTTTGCAGCAATAGATATAGGTTCAAATGCCATGAGGCTTCTTATAGCAAACGTTGTAGAGCAAGAAGGTAAAGAACCGCAGTTTAATAAAAGTTCCCTTGTTCGTGTACCAATTCGTTTAGGGCAGGACGCCTTTACTGTAGGGGAAATTTCACCTGAAAATATAGACCGAATGGTTGATGCAATGAAAGCATTTAACCTTTTAATGAAAGTGCATAAAGTAGAACGCTATATGGCATTTGCAACTTCTGCAATGCGTGAAGCCTATAATGCCAAAGAAGTGGTGGCTTTGATTAAGAAAAAAGCCGACATTAAAATCGAAATTATTGATGGTAAAAAAGAAGCAGCCATTATCGCCTCTACAGATTTACATCATTTAATTAAATCTGATGAAACTTATTTATTTGTAGACGTTGGAGGCGGCAGCACCGAATTTACTTTATTCTCTAACGGGAAATTAGTAAATTCCAGATCATTCAAAGCCGGAACAGTTCGTCTGCTGAACAATATGGTTCATGATGTAGTATGGGACGAAATCGAAAAATGGATTAAAACCAATACAGCTGAGTACGACGAGGTAACCCTGATTGGGTCTGGAGGAAACATCAATAAATTGTTTAAAATGTCCGGAAAACAGCAGGAAAAACCGCTTTCGTATATTTATATTAATTCGCAGTACGCATTTTTAAATTCACTGACATACGAACAAAGAATCTCTGAATTAGGTTTGAACTCTGACCGTGCCGACGTTATCATTCATGCGACACGTATTTATTTAAATGCAATGAAATGGAGTGGCGCACGCCAGATTTTTGTTCCAAAAATTGGACTTTCAGATGGTATCGTAAAAGCAATGTACTACGGTAAAATTTAA
- a CDS encoding Crp/Fnr family transcriptional regulator, whose product MKSVFQSIQDFSKEELNLLDDLITFRTLKKGELLLTENQVCNEIFFIKKGILRSYFVNHKGDEITNCFAFENEFMASFASFITEEKAEENIQALADTELEILNRKALEKLYQSGFNWQETGRKLTEIEFVNLHKRMVSFQKLSGAERYEELYKNHQKYLQLIPLQYLASYLGVTPRHLSRIRKAVI is encoded by the coding sequence ATGAAATCAGTTTTTCAAAGCATTCAGGATTTTTCGAAAGAAGAATTAAATCTTTTAGATGATTTAATTACATTTCGAACTTTGAAAAAAGGAGAATTGCTGTTAACTGAAAACCAGGTTTGCAATGAAATTTTTTTTATAAAAAAAGGAATTCTCCGTTCCTATTTTGTGAATCATAAAGGCGACGAAATCACCAATTGTTTTGCTTTTGAAAATGAGTTTATGGCGTCCTTTGCCAGTTTTATAACAGAAGAAAAAGCCGAAGAAAATATTCAGGCTTTAGCCGATACCGAATTAGAGATCCTGAACAGAAAAGCATTGGAAAAACTCTATCAGTCCGGTTTTAACTGGCAGGAAACAGGGCGAAAATTAACTGAAATAGAATTTGTCAATCTGCATAAAAGGATGGTTTCTTTTCAGAAATTATCAGGTGCTGAACGTTACGAAGAACTCTATAAAAACCACCAAAAATACCTCCAGCTGATTCCGCTGCAATATTTAGCATCTTACTTAGGAGTCACACCAAGACATTTAAGCCGGATTAGAAAAGCGGTTATTTAA
- a CDS encoding NAD(P)H-dependent oxidoreductase, with protein sequence MKKILIINGHPNPESFNFGLAESYKNGAIASGVQVETITIANLNFNSNLKFGYQKRTELEPDLLESWEKIKRADHLVWIHPVWWGGLPAITKGFIDRLFLPGMAFQYKENSVWWDKLLKGKTAHIITTLDQPGWYYRLFFGRPSVNQLKKSTLEFCGVKPVKVSYIGIIKTAHEAQRKKWLEKVYDFGFRNK encoded by the coding sequence ATGAAAAAAATACTAATTATAAATGGACACCCGAATCCGGAAAGTTTCAATTTCGGACTTGCCGAATCGTATAAAAATGGCGCCATTGCTTCGGGAGTACAAGTAGAAACCATTACCATCGCCAATTTAAATTTTAATTCCAATCTTAAATTCGGCTATCAAAAAAGAACAGAATTAGAACCGGATCTACTGGAATCATGGGAGAAAATTAAAAGAGCCGATCATTTGGTTTGGATTCATCCTGTTTGGTGGGGCGGGCTTCCTGCAATTACAAAAGGTTTTATTGACCGGTTGTTTCTTCCGGGAATGGCGTTTCAGTACAAAGAAAATTCAGTATGGTGGGATAAACTTCTAAAAGGTAAAACGGCACATATCATTACAACCTTGGATCAGCCCGGCTGGTACTACAGATTGTTTTTTGGAAGACCAAGTGTAAACCAGTTAAAGAAATCAACTTTGGAATTCTGCGGTGTAAAACCGGTAAAAGTAAGTTATATCGGAATTATCAAAACAGCTCATGAAGCGCAAAGAAAAAAGTGGCTTGAAAAAGTCTATGATTTTGGATTCAGAAACAAGTAA
- a CDS encoding acetate uptake transporter, whose product MEKQLANSAPLGLLGFGMTTILLNIHNMGFFPVSAIIVSMGIFYGGIAQVIAGIIAFKRGSVFAATAFTSYGFFWITLVGIWMLPGTGIVIAGSSPNSFLGFYLAIWGLFTAFMWYGTWGGSKVQQFVFLSLTVLFFLLAVEKWTGIEVIAVFAGAIGIICGSSAFYLAMAELLEEVKGKKVLPY is encoded by the coding sequence TTGGAAAAACAACTGGCAAATTCTGCTCCATTAGGTCTTTTAGGTTTTGGAATGACCACTATTTTATTAAACATTCACAACATGGGATTTTTTCCTGTCAGTGCCATTATTGTGTCAATGGGAATCTTTTACGGAGGTATTGCTCAGGTAATTGCCGGTATTATTGCTTTTAAAAGAGGAAGTGTTTTTGCTGCAACCGCATTTACTTCGTATGGCTTTTTCTGGATTACTTTGGTTGGAATATGGATGCTTCCGGGCACTGGTATTGTTATAGCAGGCAGTTCTCCTAACTCATTTTTGGGCTTTTATCTGGCTATTTGGGGATTATTTACTGCTTTTATGTGGTACGGAACATGGGGAGGAAGCAAAGTACAGCAATTTGTTTTTCTTTCTTTAACCGTTTTATTCTTTCTGCTGGCTGTAGAAAAATGGACCGGAATCGAAGTAATAGCAGTTTTTGCAGGAGCAATTGGAATAATCTGCGGAAGCAGTGCTTTCTATCTGGCAATGGCTGAATTACTTGAAGAGGTAAAAGGAAAAAAAGTTTTACCTTATTAA
- a CDS encoding DNA polymerase III subunit gamma/tau, which produces MEQSSKSYVKPSSVLPTEDFNETDMLLHWNKYAERLGQKGFKIMESILLINDPVLNGTTITYELPNEGSKLEFESQMNGLLGHLKGHLHNHDITIEVIVNEQAETKRTYNNQDRYNRFLEINPNIELLRTTFGLDLKD; this is translated from the coding sequence ATGGAACAAAGCAGTAAATCATATGTAAAACCTTCTTCTGTTTTACCAACTGAAGATTTTAACGAAACAGATATGCTGCTTCATTGGAATAAATATGCTGAACGTTTAGGGCAGAAAGGTTTTAAGATCATGGAATCTATCTTGTTGATTAATGATCCAGTTCTTAACGGAACCACCATCACGTATGAACTGCCAAACGAAGGCTCTAAACTTGAATTTGAAAGTCAGATGAACGGTTTATTAGGTCATTTAAAAGGCCATTTGCATAATCACGACATTACAATCGAAGTAATTGTAAACGAACAGGCCGAAACCAAACGAACTTATAACAATCAGGATCGCTACAACCGTTTCTTAGAAATCAATCCAAATATTGAACTTCTGCGGACCACATTTGGACTGGATTTAAAAGACTAA
- the dnaX gene encoding DNA polymerase III subunit gamma/tau: MEQFVVSARKYRPQTFKDVVGQKAITNTLLNAIETNHLASALLFTGPRGVGKTTCARILARKINQPGYDDPTEDFAFNVFELDAASNNSVDDIRNLIDQVRIPPQTGQYKVYIIDEVHMLSSAAFNAFLKTLEEPPKHAIFILATTEKHKILPTILSRCQIFDFKRITVKDAKEHLADVAESQGINFEDDALHIIAQKADGAMRDALSIFDRVVSYCGTNLTRQAVTENLNVLDYETYISVTDLILENKIPDLLLAYNDILAKGFDGHHFIAGLASHFRDLLVSKTPSTIALLEVGEQAQQMYGVQSQKCSQEFLLKGIDIANDCDLKYKLSQNQRLLAELCLMQLASINFDGEKKKLSNS; the protein is encoded by the coding sequence ATGGAACAATTTGTAGTATCGGCACGTAAATACCGCCCGCAGACCTTTAAGGATGTTGTGGGGCAGAAAGCCATTACAAATACGCTGCTGAATGCTATTGAAACCAATCATTTGGCTTCGGCTCTTTTATTCACCGGACCTCGTGGAGTGGGTAAAACAACCTGCGCCCGTATTCTGGCCCGAAAAATTAATCAACCCGGATATGATGATCCAACTGAAGATTTTGCTTTTAACGTTTTTGAGTTAGATGCTGCTTCAAACAACTCGGTTGATGATATTCGTAACCTTATTGATCAGGTTCGAATCCCGCCTCAAACCGGACAATATAAAGTATATATTATTGACGAGGTTCATATGTTGTCTTCGGCTGCTTTTAATGCTTTCCTTAAAACATTAGAAGAACCGCCAAAACATGCTATTTTTATTTTAGCGACAACAGAAAAACACAAAATCCTTCCTACGATTTTATCTCGTTGTCAGATATTTGATTTCAAAAGAATTACGGTAAAAGATGCTAAAGAACATTTGGCAGATGTTGCTGAAAGTCAGGGAATCAATTTCGAAGACGATGCACTGCACATCATTGCTCAAAAGGCAGATGGTGCCATGCGTGATGCTTTGTCTATTTTTGACCGTGTGGTTTCATACTGCGGTACAAACCTTACACGTCAGGCTGTAACCGAAAACCTAAACGTTTTAGATTACGAAACCTACATCTCTGTTACCGATTTAATTCTGGAAAATAAAATCCCGGATCTTTTACTTGCATACAACGATATTCTTGCTAAAGGTTTCGACGGACATCATTTTATTGCCGGACTGGCTTCTCATTTTAGAGATTTATTAGTCAGCAAAACACCTTCGACTATTGCTTTGCTTGAAGTTGGAGAGCAGGCACAGCAAATGTACGGCGTACAATCGCAAAAATGTTCGCAGGAATTTTTATTAAAAGGAATTGACATAGCCAACGACTGTGATTTAAAATACAAACTAAGTCAGAACCAGCGTCTTTTAGCTGAGTTATGTTTGATGCAGCTGGCCTCTATCAACTTTGATGGAGAAAAAAAAAAGCTGAGCAATTCATAA
- a CDS encoding LemA family protein yields MKNTVLIILVFIFSFNCFAQGNSRINESWKEVRQNLLFKSEIVLKLTARFQKSKKMNKSELAKTTANAKNLKTECEKAAFNAAAVRNLKLKNDNLTTYLTRTLVNLQHDPELISNEEVLFMLDELYVAENNIFSRIKKYNEICKSLNKKELIYEISSDSKPPNVEF; encoded by the coding sequence ATGAAAAATACGGTTCTAATTATATTAGTTTTTATTTTTAGTTTTAATTGTTTTGCTCAGGGCAATTCAAGGATTAATGAAAGCTGGAAAGAGGTCAGGCAGAATCTTTTATTTAAAAGTGAAATAGTTTTAAAGCTGACTGCCAGATTTCAGAAATCAAAAAAAATGAATAAATCCGAATTAGCTAAAACAACAGCTAATGCTAAAAATTTAAAAACAGAATGCGAAAAAGCAGCTTTTAATGCGGCGGCTGTTAGAAATCTAAAATTAAAAAATGATAATCTTACTACTTATTTGACTAGAACATTGGTTAACCTTCAGCATGATCCTGAATTAATAAGTAATGAAGAGGTGTTATTTATGCTGGACGAATTATATGTAGCTGAAAATAACATTTTCAGCAGAATAAAAAAGTACAATGAAATCTGTAAGAGCTTAAATAAAAAAGAGTTGATTTATGAAATCAGCTCTGACTCGAAACCTCCAAATGTAGAATTTTAA
- a CDS encoding BON domain-containing protein — MKIRSILLGMSLVISLTACNPKDADIEKAIAEKLSNTPEIQVTVHEGVATIVGTCDDEAFKKNIERTVKTVKGVKTVVNNCQFPEPNKEPAAAAVIINSDADLDKSVHKVVDSYDGVSVTVVGGIVTLSGEIKKDQLQPLMQSIQELKPKKVDNKLTIK, encoded by the coding sequence ATGAAAATCAGATCAATTTTATTAGGCATGAGTCTTGTCATTTCATTAACGGCCTGTAACCCTAAAGATGCCGATATTGAAAAAGCAATCGCTGAAAAATTAAGCAACACGCCAGAAATTCAGGTTACTGTGCACGAAGGAGTTGCTACAATTGTTGGGACCTGCGACGATGAGGCATTTAAAAAGAATATCGAGCGAACAGTTAAAACAGTTAAAGGTGTAAAAACCGTAGTAAACAACTGCCAGTTTCCGGAACCCAATAAAGAACCTGCTGCAGCAGCTGTTATAATTAATTCGGATGCTGATTTAGATAAATCAGTACACAAAGTTGTAGATTCTTACGATGGTGTAAGTGTTACTGTTGTTGGAGGTATTGTAACGCTTTCGGGAGAAATAAAAAAAGATCAATTACAACCTTTAATGCAAAGCATACAGGAACTGAAACCTAAAAAAGTTGACAACAAATTAACTATTAAATAA
- a CDS encoding LysM peptidoglycan-binding domain-containing protein, producing the protein MSLQDKYKEVTNLAYELGITNLQVREQDNVLYIDGTAKSAADKDKLWKTYEKIDPEFRSADVVMNIEVTQGSSTEYTVVNGDSLSKIGKAHGVSWQAIFEANKDIIKNPDLIQPGWKLKIPTA; encoded by the coding sequence ATGAGTTTGCAGGATAAATATAAAGAGGTAACAAATTTGGCCTATGAATTAGGAATTACAAATTTGCAGGTACGCGAGCAGGATAATGTATTGTATATTGACGGTACAGCAAAATCGGCTGCAGATAAGGATAAACTCTGGAAGACTTATGAAAAAATAGATCCGGAATTCAGATCGGCAGATGTTGTTATGAATATTGAGGTAACACAAGGTTCTTCAACCGAATACACTGTGGTAAATGGAGATTCGCTTTCTAAAATTGGAAAAGCGCACGGGGTTTCATGGCAGGCTATTTTTGAGGCTAATAAAGATATCATAAAAAATCCCGATTTAATCCAGCCGGGCTGGAAACTAAAAATCCCGACAGCCTAG